A genome region from Populus alba chromosome 3, ASM523922v2, whole genome shotgun sequence includes the following:
- the LOC118031028 gene encoding dihydrolipoyllysine-residue acetyltransferase component 2 of pyruvate dehydrogenase complex, mitochondrial has product MAYASHLFQHSKKLRIHQRADLVRWLSNDSHLFGGKRNDAWAVMEKRRYSSAAANSTVMSFGASKKDVSGTIMKVGSPIAGPLFMKDFACSQVHWKRGFSSDSGLPPHQEIGMPSLSPTMTEGNIARWLKKEGDKISTGEVLCEVETDKATVEMECMEEGYLAKILKGDGSKEIKLGEVIAITVEDEEDIAKFKDYNPSASGSGATSANEASAPTPPASHKEEVEKPASLPEPKISKPSAAPDGDRAFASPLARKLAEDHNVPLSSIKGTGPDGHIVKADIEDYLASRGKEAPATKPVTKDTSAPALDYVDIPHSQIRKVTASRLLFSKQTIPHYYLTVDTCVDKLMGLRSQLNSIQETSGGKRISVNDLVIKAAALALRKVPQCNSSWTDNYIRQYNNVNINVAVQTDNGLYVPVIRDADKKGLSKIGDEVKNLAQKARENSLKPEDYEGGTFTVSNLGGPFGIKQFCAIINPPQSGILAIGSAEKRVIPGSGPDDFKSASFMSVTLSCDHRVIDGAIGAEWLKAFKGYIENPESMLL; this is encoded by the exons ATGGCGTATGCTTCTCATCTATTTCAGCACTCAAAAAAG TTACGAATTCACCAGCGTGCCGATTTGGTGCGTTGGTTATCAAATGATTCTCACCTCTTTGGTGGTAAAAGAAACG ATGCTTGGGCAGTTATGGAAAAAAGGAGGTACTCTAGTGCTGCTGCTAATAGCACT GTAATGTCATTCGGTGCATCTAAGAAAGATGTTTCTGGTACGATTATGAAAGTGGGAAGCCCAATTGCTGGACCACTATTTATGAAGGATTTTGCTTG TTCACAGGTACACTGGAAGAGAGGGTTTTCATCTGATTCAG GTCTTCCTCCACACCAAGAGATTGGAATGCCTTCTCTCTCACCCACAATGACAGAG GGTAATATAGCAAGGTGGTTGAAGAAGGAAGGTGACAAGATTTCTACCGGTGAAGTACTCTGTGAAGTCGAAACG GATAAAGCAACTGTTGAGATGGAATGTATGGAAGAAGGTTATCTTGCAAAGATATTGAAGGGAGATGGGTCGAAAGAAATTAAACTTGGCGAG GTAATTGCCATTACCGTTGAAGATGAGGAAGACATTGCAAAATTTAAGGATTACAATCCTTCAGCGTCAGGAAGTGGTGCTACTTCTGCTAATGAGGCTTCTGCCCCCACCCCACCTGCTTCACACAAGGAGGAAGTTGAAAAACCAGCTAGTTTACCAGAACCAAAAATTTCCAAGCCCAGTGCAGCTCCTGATGGAGATCGTGCTTTTGCCAGTCCTCTTGCAAGAAAATTGGCTGAAGATCATAAT GTACCCCTCTCAAGTATCAAAGGAACGGGTCCTGATGGACATATTGTGAAGGCTGATATCGAAGATTACTTGG CTTCACGAGGAAAGGAAGCTCCAGCGACAAAGCCTGTCACCAAGGACACCTCAGCTCCTGCTTTAGATTATGTGGATATCCCTCATTCTCAAATAAGAAAG GTGACAGCTTCACGCTTGTTATTCTCAAAGCAAACTATTCCCCATTATTATTTAACAGTGGATACATGCGTCGACAAACTTATGGG TTTGCGGAGTCAACTCAATTCGATACAAGAGACTTCAGGTGGGAAGAGAATATCTGTAAATGATCTTGTGATCAAG GCTGCTGCTTTGGCTCTGAGGAAAGTTCCCCAGTGCAATAGTTCATGGACCGATAACTATATTCGCCA GTATAATAATGTTAATATCAATGTAGCGGTACAGACAGATAATGGACTATATGTCCCAGTTATTAGG GATGCAGACAAGAAAGGTCTATCCAAAATTGGTGACGAGGTGAAGAATTTGGCCCAAAAAGCAAGAGAGAATAGCTTGAAACCAGAAGATTATGAG ggAGGCACATTTACTGTTTCCAACTTGGGAGGGCCCTTTGGCATCAAGCAATTTTGTGCGATCATTAATCCTCCTCAATCAGGCATTCTGGCAATTGGGTCTG CTGAGAAGAGGGTCATCCCTGGTTCTGGTCCTGATGATTTCAAATCCGCTTCGTTCATGTCTGTAACTCTAAGCTGTGATCATCGGGTTATAGATG GTGCAATTGGTGCGGAATGGCTAAAAGCATTTAAAGGCTACATTGAGAATCCAGAGTCAATGTTGCTGTAG
- the LOC118031027 gene encoding eukaryotic initiation factor 4A-8: MAGSAPEGSQFDSKQYDAKMSDLLANDGQDFFTSYDEVYDTFDSMGLQENLLRGIYAYGFEKPSAIQQRGIVPFCKGLDVIQQAQSGTGKTATFCSGILQQLDYGLVQCQALVLAPTRELAQQIEKVMRALGDYLGVKVHACVGGTSVREDQRILQAGVHVVVGTPGRVFDMLRRQSLRPDYIKMFVLDEADEMLSRGFKDQIYDIFQLLPSKVQVGVFSATMPPEALEITRKFMNKPVRILVKRDELTLEGIKQFHVNVDKEEWKLETLCDLYETLAITQSVIFVNTRRKVDWLTDKMRSRDHTVSATHGDMDQNTRDIIMREFRSGSSRVLITTDLLARGIDVQQVSLVINYDLPTQPENYLHRIGRSGRFGRKGVAINFVTRDDDRMLFDIQKFYNVVIEELPSNVADLL; encoded by the exons ATGGCGGGTTCAGCACCAGAAGGGTCACAATTCGATTCTAAGCAATATGATGCCAAAATGAGTGATTT GCTCGCAAATGATGGACAAGATTTCTTCACATCATATGATGAGGTTTATGACACTTTTGATTCAATGGGACTGCAAGAGAACCTTTTGAGGGGCATCTATGCCTATG gttttgAGAAGCCATCTGCAATCCAGCAAAGAGGAATTGTTCCATTCTGCAAGGGCCTTGATGTGATTCAGCAGGCTCAGTCAGGAACTGGGAAAACAGCAACCTTCTGCTCTGGTATTCTCCAGCAACTTGATTATGGTCTAGTGCAATGTCAAGCTTTGGTCCTTGCGCCCACTAGGGAACTTGCACAGCAGATTGAAAAGGTTATGCGGGCACTTGGTGATTATCTTGGCGTCAAAGTTCATGCTTGTGTTGGTGGCACAAGTGTTCGTGAGGACCAACGCATTCTTCAAGCTGGAGTTCATGTTGTTGTTGGCACTCCTGGTCGTGTGTTTGATATGTTAAGAAGGCAGTCACTTCGTCCAGATTACATTAAAATGTTTGTCCTGGATGAGGCTGATGAAATGCTGTCCCGTGGTTTCAAGGATCAG ATCTATGATATTTTCCAGTTGCTGCCATCTAAAGTTCAAGTTGGTGTGTTCTCCGCTACCATGCCACCTGAAGCCCTTGAGATCACAAGGAAGTTCATGAACAAGCCTGTGAGGATCTTGGTTAAGCGTGATGAGCTTACCCTTGAAGGTATCAAACAGTTTCATGTCAATGTTGATAAGGAGGAGTGGAAGCTTGAAACTCTCTGTGATCTATACGAGACCCTAGCCATCACTCAGAGTGTTATTTTTGTTAACACCCGCCGCAAGGTTGACTGGCTGACAGACAAGATGCGAAGCCGTGACCACACAGTCTCAGCTACTCATGGTGATATGGACCAGAACACTCGTGATATCATTATGCGAGAATTCCGGTCTGGCTCTTCTCGAGTTCTCATCACAACTGATCTCCTGGCCCGTGGTATTGATGTGCAGCAAGTGTCCCTTGTCATAAATTATGATCTGCCAACTCAACCAGAAAACTACCTTCACCGTATTGGACGAAGTGGACGTTTTGGAAGAAAGGGTGTCGCCATTAACTTTGTGACAAGGGATGATGACAGAATGCTGTTTGATATCCAGAAGTTTTATAATGTGGTCATCGAGGAGCTGCCATCTAACGTGGCTGATCTCCTGTGA
- the LOC118031026 gene encoding uncharacterized protein has protein sequence MEHFRSRSCREGRIQVEGYHGDKAAPANMKDLRSYSVSNAVSAQPNQLGNEVKIKKGKINLGSFSKRWSFNDPELKRKRRVANYKVYAMEGKMKGTLRKSIRWIKDTCTQVVHRWR, from the coding sequence ATGGAGCATTTCAGATCTAGGTCATGCAGGGAAGGGAGGATACAGGTGGAGGGATACCATGGAGACAAGGCGGCACCTGCAAACATGAAAGATTTGAGGTCTTATAGTGTCAGCAACGCGGTTTCTGCACAGCCAAATCAGCTGGGCAACGAAGTGAAGATCAAGAAAGGGAAAATCAATCTTGGGTCATTTTCAAAAAGATGGAGTTTCAATGATCCTGagctgaaaaggaaaagaagggtTGCTAACTACAAGGTCTATGCAATGGAGGGCAAGATGAAGGGGACCTTGAGGAAGAGCATTAGGTGGATCAAGGACACTTGCACCCAAGTGGTTCATCGATGGAGGTGA